Genomic segment of Hevea brasiliensis isolate MT/VB/25A 57/8 unplaced genomic scaffold, ASM3005281v1 Scaf187, whole genome shotgun sequence:
GAGCTGAAATCCTTGACCAGAAGTTTTGGCAGACATAAGAAAAGGATAGCAAAAGTAACGTATAGTAATAGTGCTTGCATTGGCATGTGTTGGGGTCTAATTTACTACAATAGGGACAAGTATGACAGATCACCTGGCAGGCAGCTGGCATGCTTACATGAGTAAATTTTGGACCTTATGCTCATTTTCCACGCAGCAGAAAAACTGTTGACGCATGAGTATCCCAATCCATAAAATATTAGTGGGTTTAAAAGTAGTAATAAATAGTGGAGGCTAAGGTCAGGAGGCCTTGTAATATACCAAAAGAAGAGAACCTTCACTCTGAGAACAAAAGCTGGATTTCTTGGACTGACTGTTTTATACACATCTTGCTTTTGCTGATTGAATAGCTTTAGCAAGTTCTGAATCATGGATTTAAACATCATAAGAACTGTTTTAAGATAAGGCTTCTATGTCCATAGTTTGTCTAGGTGTATGTGCCGAGGGCTAGGGACTCATGTTAATTATCTTTCTTGAATTATCAGTTGTTATATTCTTTTTATCTTCTTGATTATCTGTAGGTTTAAATAATTTTGCATTTCAGGGACTATGACCTATAATGGCCTTGAGAGTTGCATTCAAAATAATCAATCTTATGAAAATGAAAGTGGCACAAGCCAAGGAGATAGGTGTATGAGTGACTCCTCCAATGATGATAATGACTTGAGCTTTTCTTCTAGCAAAGATGCTTTTGGATCATTTTCTTCTAAATGGTTGACAATGAAGAAGGATGAACTCAGCTTGGATGATTGGGAGCTCTCAGAAAGTCCCCAACATTTTTATGTTAAAGCAAAACAACCTTATACTATTCAATTTTCGGATGTGGAGACAATGAATGAAAAATTTGCGAAGCTGTTATTAGGTGAAGATTTAGCAGGAGGTTGTAAAGGCCTCACTACTGCATTAGCATTATCCAATGCTATAACAAATCTTGCAGGTACAGTTGTTCTTTACAGCTTGTGTACATGTTCGTGTGATTTTTCATTTTAAGCTTCTGTTTCTTAATTAATGTTGATTGAATAGTTAAGCATGCCATTTAGTTTAGCTGGAGTTGTGCATACAAGTCAAAACTTGCTGCATAAAATATGTACAATTGCAAACTGAACTCCTGCTGATTGTTATTCATTATGCAAACAACTAAATCAATGTGCTTAATAAAATTGCAAGTTCACTTCTTCTTTGTTCTCTGAGCTCTTAAGACGTTTAAAATGGATTTGCAGCTTCAGTTTTTGGGGAACTGTGGAAATTAGAGCCATTGCCTGAACAAAGCAAGAACAAATGGCGAAAAGAAATGGATTGGTTGCTCTCTCCTACAAACTATATGGTTGAGTTGGTTCCTACAAAGCAAAATGGTGCCAATGGCAAGACCGTGGAGGTATTTTTTTCAGTTTTATTAGTTCAAGAAGAATGAAACTATATGGTTTGtttaattttgtgatttttgtagttGATGTTGATATTGAAGCAGATAATGACTCCAAAAGCTCGTGCAGACATCCATGTGAATCTTCCAGCACTTCAGAAGTTGGACTCCATGCTTATTGTAGGTTCTCTCTTCATTCCTACGTTTCCAATTTATTCATTGGTGTATTATTCATATTCACTGCATTGAATTTCTCAATTATTTACGGGAGACACTGGATTCAATGGTGAACACTGAGCTTTGGTTCACAGAAGTAGGCAGCCGAGCAGAAGGTGAGAGCAAAAGCAAAAAGCAGAGAAAGAGGTGGTGGCCACAAGTACCCAAAACTGGGCTTTCTGACTCAGACAGGAAGAAATTGCTCTATCAGAGTGTATTGGTCTATCAAGTCTTCAAGGCTGCTAAATCTATCAACGAAAATATATTGCTTGAAATGCCTGTACCAACCATTATCAGGGATGCACTACCAAAAGTAAGCTTGCTTTCAACACTGAAACGTTAGTATAATAGCTTTCCATAAATCTAAAAACATCTTATTGCATTCGTTATAATCAAATCTGTACGTATTTACAGTCTGGAAAGGCAAACCTGGGCGAAGAATTGTATAAGATCTTGGCTGCAGATTCAAAAACAACTGAAGTAAAGCTCAGTTCTCTTAATTTAAAATCCGAACACGCTGCACTTGAGACCATCAACAAATTGGAAGCTGCCATATTTGCATGGAAAGAGAAGGTTGCAGCACAAGTTAGTAGTAAATTCCCTGTTCGAACATCATGGTCCTTCATGTCAGAGTTTGACAAGATAGAGTCACTTTTAGACAGAGCAGAAACCCTTCTGCGGCAAGTCAAGGCTCGAAGATTTCTTGAAGCTAAAAAAATCCAATATGGAAGGGTGAGTTTgataattaagtatttattataAGCTGTAGGGTACGTTTCATATCATTGTTAGTCCACTGGATTCATGCATAACAATAAATTATGTGAGCATCCAAAAACAATGAGCAAGGTAGGCATACACATGATAGTAAAATCTTAAAATTCAGGGAAACCAGCCTGCAGATTCTCATACCTAGGTTAGACATCAAGAATAATAACACAAATGCATTTAACAATTAGATCATGCTTATAAGTAATCTATCGTGGTGCTGAACATGCCAACTTACTTTGAATCAATCTTTAGAGATCAGGAATTGAATCATATtaaacaggaaaaaaaaaaaagcactatgCATGGCTCAAGGAACTAGTGGGTTAACGACACAACTCCAATTTTGCATAGAAAATCAATCAAGTACTTCCATAATGGTTTTCCAAACTAAAATCACGTAATCATGTTAGCTATAGTGCTTGTTTTGAAGGAAGAACTTTTCCTCAGAATAAAATGTTCTTTATTAATGGCATTTGGTTTTGTTCGTACCACtatatataaatttatctctATTATATTAACATTGTGTACATTTAGCTATATTTGGAATAATTGTGAGTGTTAATTTCCTTAGGATGTTGGCCATTCAACTCTGGAGGCATACTCTCGAGTTCTTGGGAATTTGGCTCTCAACATATTGAGTAGGATATGGGACATTTTGCAGGAAGAAGCTTCAAGCAATCAAAATTCTCCTGCAACAATGTGTTGCTTCCCAGGAATAAAAGTATCACGAATTCTGGATTCTCCAGTTCATTTCCTTCACACACGACACACATTTCTCTGTCATATGAATAAGGTAGATGGGAAGTACCGTGAATCTGATGCTAGTTATTATTCTGATAAAGGATTCTCTTACAGTGAAGCCAAAGCAAGGTCAGTAAATGCAACACCAAGTAGAAGAATGGTATGGAGAATTGGCAGATAAGCTTGTATAAGCATGTCTTTATGGCTTTATACGAGTGAAagtattttttgtttttttactaTAAAGTTCAAGAGGTTTTTATATGGCAgcttatgtagatgatattatcatatgattaatgaaatatgaagtgATTAATGTTGCCAGAATCTTGAAAGCCAACCAAAGTCAACCAACACCCAAACTGGTTGGCGACGGTCCCATTTCCTACTACTAGGGATAGCGATTGGTAAGGTATTACAACTATTGACTTGATAGAACCCTAACAAGATGAATTTAAATAGTATATAATAGAATTTGAGATAGTTTCGAATTTAAGGAATCATACCCATGACGAAATCGGGTTTTGCATGTTAGATTTGAGATAGTTTCGAGTTTAAGGAATCATACCCATTTAtagtaatatttataaatttttatttatattatattttaataaatagaatttaaatattttataaaattattaaattttttaaatataattattaataaaaatattttttttagattattaattaaaatatataaaattaaacaaattaaGGCATTTGTTAGATAATAATAATTTGGAATGATTCAGATAATTAAGGATAAATTTTGATTGAGTTTGAGATGAATTCAAATATTAAGAATATAAATTGAATTCCGATTCAAGTACAGTAATTTTACACCTTTCCATTGCCCCCTCTAAAACAACTAGAGACTAGAGAATTTTGAGTAATTATAAAGGCTTGACCAAAAACCTAATGCAATTCTGGCTTGTGATAAAGGCAAAATTTTGGGGTTGGCTTGGAGAAGGGGAGTCCTTTGGATTTGTAATGGATTTGGGCTGTAGGTAAGCTTTATAGGGTGTTTggtttaatttataagttaaataaATCTACTTATGAGTATAAAGTTATTAGTAGATTAGTATtttgtttaatttataaattataaaaaaaactttttaaaatAAGTCAAAAATAATAAGTAACGATATTTTATTTATAACTTATCTACTTATTTTAAATTTACTCTTTagctaaataaaagactaaattattctaatgattttttaaaatatcaacactatcattattttaataattacacTACTTAACTGTATATCctttttagtaattttaataaattaagttatttttttaatactttttagctaaatacttaaattatttaaaaattattttaaagtaattttattaaataattaattaattatttttaaattaattataagttaaaaatatatattcaagtgaaaagttaaaaataactaaattaaataCCTTCTGAAAATGGATGGGGAGGTGAAATAAGAAGGATAcgaagagagagaagagagaggaagatgaagacggagaagagaaagaaagaaatgaTAGGAgagaaattttttaattattaaaattttttaagtaacTCCATAGAGAAACTATTGAAATCTGACTCCCCAGAAAATAGAATAATATTGAAATCTGACTGGAAGGATTTTTATGAgataaaacttaaaatttttgtaGGAGTTGCTAAAGCTTAAAGACAGAAACGAATTATCCCatctttattttaatattttttatataaaaaaatgaattattatattaaattttaattttttatttaaatatttttaaatttcaattgctATTTACTCTTACTTGTACTTaaattctttttaattaaattattgattGTAATTCAAAATAAGAATTTTGTAAAAAAGAATTAAGTAAAATcagtaatttttttttgaataacttaaattttaataattacaatattaaaaatttaatatcactTACATTTTAATAATTGATCATTATTAATAGAAGTTTTCCTACTATAATTTTTACTCAACAAGCAAttctaaatttaataaaattctatatatacattaattaattatgacaatgaaaaaaattaaatttaactagttATCATAGATATTTATTAGTGTTATTTTATAATTCTAATTTCAATACAATTATAGTTATAAATTTTTAGAAGTTTAGATTTTAATCTCATACATTcatgatttaaaattaaataaaatatttacgaaaatattatttattcctatgtcatttaaatttcctatgagATTTTTTaacgtaaataaatatttttttgattGCTTTAAATTAATGTTGAATTCGTATTAGTAATTGCCTTCCTTTGTTTCCCACATAAATATGACTATATGTCATTTGTTTATTTTAAGACTTATACCTCTTTAGTTATATTCTACATATAAACGTGGGAAGGGAGAAATATTAGTTTTGCCAAAAatgtttttcattttttaaattaattataattaaatttttattatttaaattatttttattatttgaataaatttaaaattcttaattttagagtttatataaatttaaaattcttaattttacttatattataacttcaagtaaataaaaaattGCATTACCCAAAATGTCCTTCTTTTTTTTATACTATTTATAAAAACACTACTAAAaatatctataaaaaaaaaactatgataATGAggaatcaattttattttattctattttaatttatatttaaaatatgtacATAAAAAAGCTCGAATATTTGTTAATTAAGCTAAAAAAATGTATTACCAATCATTAAACTAATATAATCCTACACTACAAAAAAAGTAGCAACCAACTTAATCGGCTGCTAATTTattaaaatcgattgctaattgATTTAGAAACTGATTCAGTCAATTGCGATAAAACTAGTTGTAAATAGTAaccgataattaaattaattattaaattaattaaattaaaaaaataaaattttttataaaaaattatgagTTGCTAGTAGCAACCAAAATATAATCAGTTGTAAAAAATTTGGTATcgttaattttgtaattttgtaactattttgtaaatCGGTtactatttataattaatttgacaACAGAAAAGTGGATTGCTAATTATAAAAAActtaaatttccaaataataaataaaaaatttaaataaataaatttttcaaaaaattactaaaataataaattattaatgaaaaattagtactaaacaattaatataaaaaaattactaataacaactattataaaaaatattaacaaaaaattaaatataaaaaaatatttataagataAATTACGAAACAAAATtaccacatatatatatatatatatatatatatatatatatatatatatatatatatatatatatatattataacaaaaaattactaaaaattaatattacaaataatttaaaattaaataaaaaagatgagaaaaaaaatgatgaagaaaatatattagaaaggaaaagatgataaataaaatatatgagaatgaaaaaaattaatgaaaaaaataagagaaaatagaagaaagagagaaagaaaattACCGGTGACTTATATAAGCAAATTAACAATTAACTATCGATTGttaacttttttaaaaaattgagcggaaatttttttttttttttttgtaaagggGGAGGATTTTGCAACTGATTCACAATCAATAGCAAAATCGGTTGCCAATAATAACTTATTTCAATCGGTTACTGTTGGCAATTTATCTGCAAATCAgttgcaaataataataataataataataataataataataataataatggatgAGAATTTTTAAGGGAAAAATTAGTTTTAGAAAACAGTTGTTGTTACCAACCAATTCACAAATCAGCTGTaaatcaaaacaaaaaaaaaatgatggaAATTTTTTGAGACAAAATATCGATTGCTAATAATAACTGATTTTAATCAGTTTCAAAAATTGATTGTTGTTAGTAATCAATTCACAAATTGgttgcaaattaaaaaaaaaaactaaaaattggGCAAAAATTTTGGAGGAGAGTTAAAATTGGCTATATTAGCAACCAATTCGCAGATCAgttgcaaattaaaaaaaaaaaaagaaattaggcAAAAATTTTTGAAGGGAAATATTTAGTAACCGATTTGCAATTGGTTGTAAAAATCGATTACTATTAGCAACCATCAAGAAATTAGTTGTAAATAAAAACCAATTAttggttgctattagcaactaaTTTTTATAACCAATTATAAATCTGTTGTTTACTTTGAagtcaattaaaataattctttaatttagtaATCAATTCCCTAAATTGGTTGCTATGAGCAACCAATTTTAAAATCAGTTGCTACTAGCAACAGATTTTAGCAACCGATTTCTTAAtcagttgctaatagcaatcgattttaaaatcgggtgctaattatatatttatgatttTTCTAATTCGATTAGTAATTAATTTAGTAGTTAATTATAAATCGGTTACTAATAACAATTGATTTTAGCAATCAATTATCAATCAGTTATTAATAATAACGATTTAGCAACTGATTCAATAATTAGtcactaaatttttaaaaattaactattttactaaaaaataaaaaactaaatcACAAATTGGTTGTAAAATTGATTACTAATTGCAACCGATTTCAGGTTGTTGTAATAATTGATTACAAAATAGATTATTTTTTTATAGTGCTATTCTAACTTTACATTTAATACAAATACTATATCTTATTATCTAATAACAAGAAAAGTAGATCTATAGACATGGGGTACTTGAAGTTGTTTATCACTTTATCATGGGCATTTGGAGAGCAAGGAATGGTTGGATTTTAAATGGCAAAAGATTTGATGAGTGGAAAATCATTGCTGGATGCAGCCAACTTTGGCAAGAATACAAGACAtccattttagttccaccaatgAAGCACGTTCCTTTCATTGGTTGATTCTCATGTAGGTGGTGTGTAGGCTTCAGGCTTTCATGGTCCGTTTCTTTCCTTTTGTAATACGACTATGTAATCTCTATGGTTTTAACTGTATATAGAGGGTTTGTTTATTTGTTATGTGTAAGTTCAATTTATACGTTTATCTCAATTGTTAAGCTTGATTATCTATAAGGCTTGCTTAAATATTTTTCTTGGGACCAAGGcaaatacttttaatataatatttgaGCTGAAATTACAATGGCTTGAAGTGTTGATTCTTGAACTATATGTCATTGTTCATGAATTGTTGTCTTGATGTGTAAACAATTAATTGGtagatttttatttgatttagatTTTCAACCTCTTGAAAGTGTTGCCGCATTAGATAATTCTATGGAAGAACTTAACAATGATAAGGAGAATTCCCCATCTAGTTTCTGTTCCTTTTGATGAATAATAGCAGCACTTGTGCAGTGAGGCAATGCAGAGCCATATTGTGCTTAATCCTTAGATGAATTATCTATCATTGATGGTAAGGAGAGAGCAAgacttcattatttaatgtcataTGATCACAAACATTCATACATTGATTACAAGTtgatttttcttgaatttttattAGCTCTTCAGCTTTTTGGTAACTTTTCGCAATTGGAGATTGATTCTTTCCTTAAGGTGAATCCGTCCTCCAGGTGTACCCAAGTTATTTTAAATTTGATATGattatctatttgaattttgataAGTTTATCTATTTGGATTATGATAAAGTATCTCAATGCTTGCAGGTTAAGATTATAGTTCTGAATTGCGAATTGTTTATGTACAGTAAGTGGGTGTCTAAAGCACTGTTGACATTtagcataatacacatttataATGGATTTAAAATCTAAAGGTATAGCCTGGATTTGCAACATTTGCCAAAGGAATGAAACAATGTGTCATGGAGTGGgtatcatttttttatttttctcttttttttttctttttctacttTATTCCCTAGACACTGGATTCAATTATTCTTCTGTCACTTTTATTGGGAAGTAAATGATGCAACTTGTCTATCCTTGCATCAAACGTTGAGGAGTACCTTTCTGGTAGCTATATCCCTGCATATAAAATAAACCCTTAGACATCCTAGACTTGAATTGCGTTCTTGTGCAGGATATTGTTGGATACGTTGAAAACAAAGAGTAATGGGTGAGAGCATGCAAAATTTTGTTCCGATGTTTATGATTTTATTACACATATAGGGGATCCAATAAGATGACCTAAGCAAGTTTCCTTACTCGAATAGCCATATGATTATTTATGGCTatgttatttaataaataataaccaTACTACAAGCAAATTGCTTGTTAGAAATAAAAACATAGCTAAATAAAATTAGTTACATTTCTTCTAGCAAATGGAATTTGTTTAGATCTTCAAATCCTATTCTATTTTAGCATAAATTTAAGTTATCCGAATTtataaatatcataaaatttaGATTCTTTAactatacaagaaaaaaaaaaaatctaaagacaaaattttaattttttcaggTTTCTTCATTATAtctcatttttcaattttggCAATTTTAGACCAATTTCAAAGATTAATTACAAATTTATCTTATATTAAAATTGAACTTAGgggtatttatataataattaattagaatGAAAATAttacttacctctaaaattgtgagctcatgtaattataattaaaatattgttTTAGTAAAGTGTAGGGCCATATATGATTTGCATTAAGGTTTTCAAATTTAGTTTGATTTAAGAACTGGTGAAAGtagcaaattaaaattttaattacaagtttacatatatataaagactgaatcaaatattcatattttcatactatatatttataatattttaattaatgaaaataatatatactattaattttatttttttattttatttttaatattttaatttattaaattaatacagcatattaattttatttacttataactctttcaaaacaactttaattagaaataaaatatagtcATAATAATTTGATATTAAAACAACGATGTACTAATAAATTATACAAaattactgtgacaccccttacccgtgtacagtgtacctgagtaagtaatgccacacggtgtatcggcacactctaatataccttaattaatttatatcatgcttttgcatataatttatgaaatatactttatttaagccatttagcaaaatttttatttatttgaggttctgaaaattttatagaaaatccggcggagtaccgactaaaaatggagaaaacagttcttcgaaacctgttaaaaacacttccaataaacaaattcattcattctcaactccaatatcatcacaaaactcaatatcaagatctcaacaatttttcaatttcaagtctcaacaaccttttcatttctcaaacatccctttctcagggttctcatatataaacaacaattaaatactcaaattacttccatacataaccataaatctttattatttacatgaacctcaaaatacattacataaatcccaaatacatatgagaaaataaaaattaattacaaaatgacaaaatgacatctagtgtcctaccaatgtactgcaggtgacgaggtgacactgaCATCGTGCGAAtcacaggatggactcacctacctgcggtctactgggctcacgatctgtatctccagtacctacacgtggcaaaagcaacgcgctaagcaataatgcttagtggtgcaataataaaataaaagaaaatagcaagaaaacaattatatagtgaatgtgtatgattcatttgtttagtatggttatatatacattaattcagtaactttattcactttcattcatttggttgcctaagtaacctacactagacgatcggatcgataacgggtaaatcgcactgggtacctagtactcgggccacaccatcggtcacatatgcatctccggtgtgcaatgtAGCCTACTAAGTCAGAATAATttcgggcacaaggccaaatctcaatgcaaagtcagaatggctaaaagccatgaaatcacagaacagcatattgccatgtgcagtactgctaactgaaccctattggcatgccaaactatccaaaccaatcttgttaggtatactagggcatttgaaacttttaaattcttcaatttgtgcatttcaagttttggtgtcactattcacctcattggtcaacaaaaatattgacttttggatagaaaataggtgtattggttttaacaccccaaacataccacattttgtatttaaaacttgttggaattgattgtcatttccatttctaacttaaaaccaagagggcagaaaattttagttttggaacctaagtttactgctccattacacactgttacagtggaaatttgaagaaatggcaaacatgaaagttgttccttattttgtctagttgaatttccttttttgaatcactccatttggagttttgtagctccagatatggcccaaaaacccaagctggccggattgccaatctgcagaaattaccatatctacagtaacatgaacagtgactgccactgccatttgggttaggttctggccataatttggggtaggttccctcAAAAAAGttatttgtctatgtcttaacttgttgctgtaaaaatttcaggtcaattgaccatatctacagtgagttatggttactgttcatttggtcacttctgcaggggctgttgcagggtgtccgaattggggccaagttttggtcctcttgctttggtcttttgggcatggtttcttcagcaaaaatgtgccattacaagcctagtttcatgtccaattggccaaacatcaattggacctacacaacccaagttatggcagtgcaagtggactgaattttcagtccctctactgctgtcctagggcagcctgcaacttcactttgcaatcctatttttcagtccattttatggtcaacttacctaagatggtcactaattgaccattaaaatgtgctctaacaattttctaagccaagtcaattttcactccccaaaaccctagcttcacattaggttttctataaaatgccttagttagcataccaacttattattcttatgtttataaacttcctatatgattctagttcacttcaagctcatcaaaaacactccttcctattccttcactagggcagccaaaactcatgtacacatacacatgaattttgttcatttaaattacattttcttactaaattcaagttccatttcatgaaattaaagagttttaggtatatagtgcactaaccttgaatagggcagtttttttcccaactcaaacttct
This window contains:
- the LOC110634154 gene encoding rop guanine nucleotide exchange factor 14-like isoform X2, coding for MTYNGLESCIQNNQSYENESGTSQGDRCMSDSSNDDNDLSFSSSKDAFGSFSSKWLTMKKDELSLDDWELSESPQHFYVKAKQPYTIQFSDVETMNEKFAKLLLGEDLAGGCKGLTTALALSNAITNLAASVFGELWKLEPLPEQSKNKWRKEMDWLLSPTNYMVELVPTKQNGANGKTVEIMTPKARADIHVNLPALQKLDSMLITLDSMVNTELWFTEVGSRAEGESKSKKQRKRWWPQVPKTGLSDSDRKKLLYQSVLVYQVFKAAKSINENILLEMPVPTIIRDALPKSGKANLGEELYKILAADSKTTEVKLSSLNLKSEHAALETINKLEAAIFAWKEKVAAQVSSKFPVRTSWSFMSEFDKIESLLDRAETLLRQVKARRFLEAKKIQYGRDVGHSTLEAYSRVLGNLALNILSRIWDILQEEASSNQNSPATMCCFPGIKVSRILDSPVHFLHTRHTFLCHMNKVDGKYRESDASYYSDKGFSYSEAKARSVNATPSRRMVWRIGR
- the LOC110634154 gene encoding rop guanine nucleotide exchange factor 14-like isoform X1 yields the protein MTYNGLESCIQNNQSYENESGTSQGDRCMSDSSNDDNDLSFSSSKDAFGSFSSKWLTMKKDELSLDDWELSESPQHFYVKAKQPYTIQFSDVETMNEKFAKLLLGEDLAGGCKGLTTALALSNAITNLAASVFGELWKLEPLPEQSKNKWRKEMDWLLSPTNYMVELVPTKQNGANGKTVELMLILKQIMTPKARADIHVNLPALQKLDSMLITLDSMVNTELWFTEVGSRAEGESKSKKQRKRWWPQVPKTGLSDSDRKKLLYQSVLVYQVFKAAKSINENILLEMPVPTIIRDALPKSGKANLGEELYKILAADSKTTEVKLSSLNLKSEHAALETINKLEAAIFAWKEKVAAQVSSKFPVRTSWSFMSEFDKIESLLDRAETLLRQVKARRFLEAKKIQYGRDVGHSTLEAYSRVLGNLALNILSRIWDILQEEASSNQNSPATMCCFPGIKVSRILDSPVHFLHTRHTFLCHMNKVDGKYRESDASYYSDKGFSYSEAKARSVNATPSRRMVWRIGR